In Xanthomonas campestris pv. phormiicola, the DNA window TACGTGCGCCGCGCCGAGACCACCGCGCGCCTGGTCGGCGTGGGCAGCCTGCTGCAGCTGGACCTGCCGCGCTCGGTGCGTTTCGCCTGGCGGCCGATGATCGACACGGTCGGCGCCGGCGAGATCTTCAACGTCTGGTTCCCGCACGCCGGCGACGACGTCGGCGACGCCGACGTGGTGCGCTTCCTGCTGCTGGACGAGCGCAATCCGTCCTCGCTGCGCAGTTCGGCGCGGCAGGCGCGCGAACTGCTGCGCGGCATCCGTGACACGCTGCCGCAGGAAGTGTGGGAGGCGGTCAACGACCTGCACCTGTACATCGACGCCAACGGCGAGCGCAGCGTCGGCCGCCGCTACCGGATGGAGTTCCTGGGCCACGTCACCGACGCCTGCCTGAAGGTCTCCGGTCTGCTCACCGCCAACGTCAGCCGCGACATCGGCTTCCAGTTCCTGCGCCTGGGCACGGCGATCGAACAGGCCGACATGACCACGCGCATCATCGACGCCGGCGCCTCGGGCCTGATCACCCCGCGCAAGGCCGACGATCTGGAGGCCTACCAGAACATGCAGTGGATGAGCGTGCTGCGCTCGCTGGCCGCCTACCAGATGTACCGGCGCCACGTGCGCCAGCGCGTCACCGGCGAGCATGCGCTGCGCTTCCTGCTGCAGAACAACGATTTCCCGCGCAGCGTGCATTTCTGCCTGACCCGCGCCCAGCACATCCTGCCGACCATGCCGCCGCGGCCGACCGTGGAGCGGGCGCTGATGCGGATCAACGGGCTGGTGCGCAATGCCGATCCGTCCTATCTGGCGCGGCACAATCCGGCCGAGTTCATGGACGAGATCCAGACCCATCTCGGCTACCTGCACAGCGCGATCGCCGAGGCCTACTTCAGCTCGTGAGCGGCGCCTGGCCGGCGCGGCGCCGGTCGCCTCACGCTGCCGCCCGGGCTGTGCGGCCGGCGTGTCGCAAGGTGGTTGAGACGCAATCCGGCATGGACCGAGGGCGCAGGACCGCTACGATCGCCGCCGCGCCCGCTGGGCGCGAGACACCTGTGCCGGCCAGTGCGGAGTGCGACGCGCGCGGCGCAAACGGTTCAGCGGCGGGATGCAGGGGCGTATGGCGGCACTGG includes these proteins:
- a CDS encoding alpha-E domain-containing protein is translated as MLSRVADNLYWFSRYVRRAETTARLVGVGSLLQLDLPRSVRFAWRPMIDTVGAGEIFNVWFPHAGDDVGDADVVRFLLLDERNPSSLRSSARQARELLRGIRDTLPQEVWEAVNDLHLYIDANGERSVGRRYRMEFLGHVTDACLKVSGLLTANVSRDIGFQFLRLGTAIEQADMTTRIIDAGASGLITPRKADDLEAYQNMQWMSVLRSLAAYQMYRRHVRQRVTGEHALRFLLQNNDFPRSVHFCLTRAQHILPTMPPRPTVERALMRINGLVRNADPSYLARHNPAEFMDEIQTHLGYLHSAIAEAYFSS